In the genome of Xanthomonas translucens pv. cerealis, one region contains:
- a CDS encoding HlyD family efflux transporter periplasmic adaptor subunit, translating to MSLLLSGCFVLAATLFLVFGHYVRHETVSGYLVPDGGITAVPAPVPGVVVRVLVHEGERVSAGEPLAEIVKPRASVRWGDTSLEIEKQLLSKRMRIQEEVGEQRHLRALQEQDSNLHASSLVAQKAQISAQLEIQQQRLRDATEIYRMWQQADSGVISKMQLAQQHDAVLQVNAQIAELSRQRLLIERSMAEVRSTQQQRFPEANSSQIALEKQLADVDQEIYENSESRDAVIKAPTDAIVGPIYANAGQSLEAGQPLLSLYPPAAPLLAELWVPPKSGGFVRAGQQVLLRYKSFPYERFGQYAGVVRSVSSTPIDPANIRTVGAELPKAAAYRVLVALEHPYVSASTTSRLPLKPGLDVDAAIQFDRQTLAEWLFEPIYGAVRRWGETGHGASKDD from the coding sequence GTGTCTTTATTGCTATCTGGTTGCTTCGTACTTGCGGCGACTCTCTTTTTAGTCTTTGGTCATTACGTCAGGCATGAAACGGTGTCTGGATATCTAGTGCCCGACGGCGGTATCACAGCGGTGCCCGCTCCGGTTCCAGGAGTTGTCGTTCGAGTACTCGTCCATGAAGGGGAGCGTGTTTCGGCTGGCGAGCCGTTGGCAGAAATCGTCAAGCCACGCGCCAGTGTCCGCTGGGGGGACACGAGCTTAGAGATTGAAAAGCAGTTGCTGAGTAAGCGGATGCGGATCCAGGAAGAAGTAGGCGAGCAACGGCATCTCCGCGCTTTACAAGAACAAGACAGTAACCTACATGCCTCTTCACTTGTGGCTCAAAAGGCGCAGATTTCTGCGCAATTGGAGATTCAGCAGCAACGGCTGCGAGACGCTACAGAGATCTATCGGATGTGGCAACAAGCTGATTCCGGTGTCATAAGCAAGATGCAATTAGCCCAGCAGCATGACGCGGTTTTGCAGGTAAATGCGCAAATTGCAGAGCTGTCACGGCAGCGCCTGTTGATAGAAAGAAGCATGGCTGAGGTTCGGAGTACTCAGCAGCAGCGATTTCCCGAGGCCAACTCCTCACAAATTGCTTTAGAGAAGCAACTGGCTGATGTGGATCAAGAAATTTATGAAAATTCTGAATCGCGCGATGCGGTTATTAAAGCCCCGACTGACGCTATCGTTGGGCCCATATACGCGAACGCAGGCCAATCTCTTGAAGCCGGGCAGCCCTTGCTCAGTCTTTACCCACCGGCTGCCCCCTTACTAGCGGAGCTATGGGTGCCCCCCAAGTCAGGTGGTTTTGTCCGTGCTGGACAGCAAGTCTTGCTTCGTTACAAGTCCTTTCCATATGAGCGCTTCGGGCAGTATGCAGGAGTGGTTCGCTCTGTATCGAGTACGCCGATCGACCCCGCAAATATTAGAACGGTCGGCGCGGAGCTTCCAAAGGCGGCAGCTTATCGCGTATTGGTAGCCCTTGAGCACCCGTACGTTTCTGCCTCAACCACTAGCAGATTGCCCTTGAAGCCAGGCTTGGATGTCGATGCGGCCATCCAATTCGACCGTCAGACGCTAGCCGAATGGCTATTTGAACCTATCTACGGAGCAGTGCGTCGCTGGGGCGAGACGGGGCACGGGGCGTCCAAAGATGATTGA
- a CDS encoding peptidase domain-containing ABC transporter yields MIEFSWRSLGRRRAVPLIHQMEAAECGLACLAMVAGYHGSEIDLRAMRRRFSSSMKGVTLARIVAIAHSMGFTARPVKGELSYLAEAPTPCILHWDLSHFVVLCEISSKHLVVHDPARGRIEMTLAEASRHFTGILLELTPNEEFKQEKSDAKIPWRRLIGNHRGIASSLTQLMLLALVIELFALALPFQIQWVMDSVLVTQDKDLLFLITIGFAVLVIFQAGIGIIRAWIVSWLGASLISQWIGNLFAHLLRLPADFFEKRHMGDIVSRFSSASVIQSTLTGSLVTALLDGILGGLSLLVMAVYSMPLTLVVVSAFAIYGGLRAASYRRLRRANEEQLIFSARQQTELMESVRGIKTIKLANKQVERTIRLRNATVEMADRGMVAQRVTLAFQAISQLVFGMQCVILIGIGAYLIIGSEFSAGMIVAFLAYADNFSQKSISFIDKVVELRMVRMHGERIADIVSNDAEEDVPGWRSGELHQRHILAVQDLSFRYSDSEPSILSKINFVIEPGEVVAITGVSGSGKSTLVKLLLGLLTPTEGAVEIDGIDIRRYGLAEYRDLLGAVMQEDSLFAGTIADNIAFFDRDVTLEKVVEAAKLAELHDDIIAMPMGYESLVGDMGSSLSGGQRQRLVLARALYRTPRILILDEATSQLDQACETRIDRAVRQLDISRIIISHRPSTIAMADRVLRIEGGHVREASACQTGGIATV; encoded by the coding sequence ATGATTGAGTTCAGCTGGAGAAGCCTAGGGCGGCGTCGCGCCGTGCCGTTGATACATCAGATGGAGGCAGCGGAATGTGGCTTGGCCTGCCTCGCTATGGTTGCTGGTTATCACGGAAGCGAGATCGACTTGCGCGCTATGCGCAGGCGCTTTAGCAGTTCGATGAAAGGCGTCACCTTAGCAAGAATTGTGGCCATCGCGCACTCCATGGGTTTCACCGCACGGCCCGTCAAAGGCGAGCTCTCCTATCTCGCTGAAGCTCCAACGCCCTGTATCTTGCATTGGGACCTTAGCCATTTCGTCGTGCTCTGCGAGATAAGCTCCAAGCATTTGGTAGTACACGATCCAGCTCGCGGGCGTATTGAGATGACGCTAGCTGAGGCCAGTCGTCATTTCACGGGAATTTTGTTAGAACTGACCCCAAACGAGGAGTTTAAACAAGAGAAAAGCGATGCAAAAATTCCATGGCGGCGCCTGATTGGTAACCATCGCGGAATCGCAAGTTCGTTGACGCAATTGATGCTGTTGGCTCTCGTCATTGAGCTCTTCGCCCTTGCTTTACCTTTTCAGATCCAGTGGGTCATGGATAGTGTCTTAGTTACGCAAGATAAGGATCTTCTTTTTCTTATAACTATAGGATTTGCTGTTCTAGTAATATTTCAAGCAGGTATTGGAATAATCCGGGCTTGGATTGTTAGCTGGCTCGGGGCCTCGTTAATATCGCAATGGATAGGCAATCTTTTTGCGCACCTTCTGCGCTTGCCTGCAGATTTTTTCGAGAAACGGCATATGGGTGATATTGTAAGCCGGTTCTCTTCCGCAAGCGTAATTCAATCGACACTGACGGGAAGCTTGGTAACCGCCCTGTTGGACGGAATTCTCGGCGGGCTATCTCTATTGGTGATGGCCGTGTACAGCATGCCTCTTACGCTCGTTGTCGTTTCAGCTTTCGCTATCTATGGAGGTCTTCGTGCGGCTTCCTATAGGCGATTGCGGCGGGCGAACGAGGAGCAGCTAATATTTAGTGCACGTCAACAGACTGAATTGATGGAGTCGGTTAGAGGAATTAAGACCATAAAGCTCGCGAACAAGCAGGTCGAACGAACCATACGGCTGCGTAATGCGACGGTAGAGATGGCCGATAGAGGGATGGTGGCCCAGCGCGTCACACTGGCGTTTCAAGCTATCAGCCAACTAGTATTCGGAATGCAGTGCGTAATTTTAATTGGCATTGGAGCGTACTTGATTATTGGCAGTGAATTCTCTGCCGGTATGATTGTTGCGTTTTTAGCGTACGCGGACAACTTCTCACAGAAGTCTATTAGCTTCATAGACAAAGTGGTGGAGCTACGGATGGTGCGCATGCATGGTGAGCGAATTGCCGACATCGTGTCTAACGACGCGGAAGAAGATGTTCCGGGTTGGCGCAGTGGAGAACTGCACCAAAGACATATACTTGCAGTGCAAGATCTGAGCTTCCGCTATTCCGATAGCGAGCCATCCATCCTGTCTAAAATTAACTTTGTGATTGAACCAGGCGAGGTGGTGGCGATTACAGGAGTTAGCGGATCTGGAAAGAGTACTTTGGTAAAACTTTTGCTTGGGCTGCTGACGCCGACCGAAGGTGCAGTCGAGATAGATGGTATCGACATACGGAGATACGGTCTGGCTGAGTACCGTGACCTCCTTGGCGCGGTCATGCAGGAGGATTCGCTGTTCGCTGGAACGATTGCTGACAACATCGCTTTCTTCGATCGCGATGTGACACTAGAAAAGGTCGTAGAAGCCGCGAAACTAGCTGAGTTGCACGACGATATCATTGCAATGCCGATGGGTTACGAGTCATTGGTTGGAGACATGGGTTCATCGCTCTCTGGTGGGCAGCGGCAACGACTAGTTCTAGCTAGGGCGCTTTACCGTACTCCCCGTATATTGATCCTCGATGAAGCGACAAGTCAGCTGGATCAGGCGTGCGAGACACGAATTGATCGAGCTGTGCGGCAACTTGATATCTCACGAATCATCATTTCGCATCGACCGAGCACGATAGCGATGGCCGATCGCGTTCTTCGGATCGAAGGTGGCCATGTTAGGGAGGCAAGCGCCTGTCAAACGGGCGGAATTGCAACTGTTTAG
- a CDS encoding ATP-grasp domain-containing protein translates to MHLIYGNSEDYHAVAVAWAMRKLGAEVFIWDGLGATEDAQITLTPGALPGRIRMGARTLKKLDSVWFRRIVKHAPIQNVDREAVEFVENELKFGHLNLAVSVRAAANFVVGNPFPDQTQCKAFQLDTAASLGFLVRETLISTHYDEVVNFVRRVGKVAVKPFNPYFWHYGDEQTYRIASTTVLNGTAELESDQIEVCPAIYQRYIEKRYELRVTVIGSYMFAAKISRVDGGSFVDWRFGIGGREAVVESVSLDPSTEARIRQLIAVFNLKYGCLDLIVDPKGDIYFLEINPGGQFLFVESMVKDFPMLAAFASMLRAQTMDFSLVQQDQIGLPQFERTQEFEEMVSRRGTVVKSSTVYRQVEATH, encoded by the coding sequence ATGCACCTGATCTATGGCAATAGTGAGGATTACCACGCGGTAGCGGTTGCCTGGGCTATGCGCAAGCTAGGAGCAGAGGTGTTCATATGGGATGGCCTAGGCGCGACCGAGGATGCTCAGATAACCCTGACACCAGGTGCATTGCCCGGTCGCATCCGAATGGGAGCCAGGACGTTAAAAAAATTGGATAGTGTCTGGTTCCGCAGAATCGTCAAGCATGCGCCGATACAAAACGTTGACAGAGAAGCGGTCGAGTTTGTGGAAAATGAATTGAAGTTTGGTCATCTGAATCTTGCGGTATCTGTTCGCGCCGCTGCCAATTTTGTGGTGGGAAATCCATTTCCAGATCAAACACAATGCAAGGCATTCCAGCTAGATACGGCGGCTTCCTTGGGGTTTCTAGTCCGGGAGACGCTGATCTCCACGCATTATGATGAGGTGGTGAACTTTGTGCGTCGAGTGGGCAAGGTCGCCGTGAAGCCGTTTAATCCGTATTTCTGGCACTATGGTGACGAGCAGACATATCGCATCGCCTCAACGACTGTCTTGAATGGAACGGCTGAGCTTGAGTCTGATCAAATTGAGGTTTGTCCCGCGATATATCAGCGATATATCGAGAAGCGGTACGAGCTGCGTGTTACAGTAATTGGGTCTTACATGTTCGCTGCCAAAATCAGTCGGGTCGACGGAGGGTCATTCGTCGATTGGAGATTTGGTATCGGTGGTCGTGAAGCTGTGGTGGAATCGGTTTCCCTCGACCCCTCGACTGAGGCGCGCATTAGGCAGCTTATAGCAGTATTTAATCTCAAGTACGGTTGTTTGGATCTTATTGTGGATCCGAAGGGGGATATCTATTTCCTTGAAATAAACCCCGGCGGGCAGTTTTTGTTCGTTGAGAGCATGGTTAAGGATTTTCCGATGCTCGCGGCATTTGCGAGTATGTTGCGAGCGCAGACGATGGATTTCTCGTTGGTCCAGCAAGATCAAATTGGGCTCCCTCAATTCGAGAGAACTCAGGAGTTCGAGGAAATGGTTAGTCGTAGAGGGACGGTTGTTAAAAGTTCAACCGTCTATAGGCAAGTTGAAGCCACCCACTAA
- the nadC gene encoding carboxylating nicotinate-nucleotide diphosphorylase, with protein MSATAVPLQAPAQERIDADVARALAEDIGSGDVTAALLPDRADRAYLLCKQDAVIAGRPWFDACHRALDPQVRIDWHIAEGEHVAAGTVLALLHGRSRALVSAERASLNFLQTLSATATATAAYVAAVAGTGARILDTRKTLPGLRLAQKYAVRCGGGSNHRFGLYDTVMLKENHIHAAGSLSAAVQAARAQWPQLPLVVEVETLAQLREALTVGCDRILIDDFDAAQRREAVAIAAAAPFHRAIPLEVSGGVDLDGVRAIAADGVDCISIGALTKHVQAVDLSLKLGPPPHSNCCWLS; from the coding sequence ATGAGCGCCACCGCGGTGCCGCTGCAGGCGCCCGCGCAGGAACGGATCGACGCCGACGTGGCACGCGCGCTGGCCGAGGACATCGGCAGCGGCGACGTCACCGCGGCGTTGTTGCCCGACCGCGCCGACCGCGCCTACCTGCTGTGCAAGCAGGACGCGGTGATCGCTGGCCGGCCCTGGTTCGACGCCTGCCACCGCGCACTGGACCCGCAGGTGCGGATCGACTGGCACATCGCCGAGGGCGAGCACGTGGCCGCCGGCACCGTGCTGGCGCTGTTGCACGGGCGGAGCCGCGCGCTGGTCAGCGCCGAGCGCGCCTCGCTGAACTTCCTGCAGACCCTGTCCGCCACCGCCACCGCCACCGCCGCTTACGTGGCCGCAGTCGCCGGCACCGGCGCGCGCATCCTCGACACGCGCAAGACCCTGCCCGGCCTGCGCCTGGCGCAGAAGTACGCGGTGCGCTGCGGCGGCGGCAGCAACCACCGCTTCGGCTTGTACGACACGGTGATGCTGAAGGAAAACCACATCCACGCCGCCGGTTCGCTGAGCGCGGCGGTGCAGGCGGCGCGTGCGCAGTGGCCGCAGCTGCCGCTGGTGGTGGAGGTGGAAACGCTGGCGCAACTGCGCGAAGCGTTGACGGTGGGCTGCGACCGCATCCTGATCGACGATTTCGACGCGGCGCAACGCCGCGAGGCGGTGGCGATCGCCGCCGCCGCGCCGTTCCACCGCGCGATTCCGTTGGAGGTCTCCGGCGGCGTCGATCTGGACGGCGTGCGCGCGATCGCCGCCGACGGCGTGGACTGCATCTCCATCGGCGCGCTGACCAAGCACGTGCAGGCGGTGGATCTGTCGCTGAAGCTGGGACCGCCTCCGCATAGCAACTGTTGCTGGTTAAGCTAG
- a CDS encoding Trm112 family protein: protein MDRKLLDLLCSPDTRQPLALLDARGLEALNRAIAAGGVQRADGSPQAQALREALITRDRKQVFRVDDGIPVLLAEEAIGTAQLADFPGK, encoded by the coding sequence ATGGATCGCAAACTGCTCGACCTGCTGTGCTCGCCCGACACCCGCCAACCGCTGGCCCTGCTGGATGCGCGCGGGCTGGAGGCGCTGAACCGCGCCATCGCCGCCGGCGGCGTGCAGCGCGCCGACGGCAGCCCGCAGGCGCAGGCGCTGCGCGAGGCGCTGATCACCCGCGACCGCAAGCAGGTGTTCCGCGTCGACGACGGCATCCCGGTGCTGTTGGCCGAAGAAGCGATCGGCACCGCCCAACTCGCCGACTTCCCCGGCAAATGA
- the purE gene encoding 5-(carboxyamino)imidazole ribonucleotide mutase gives MTSKQTTPLVGIVMGSRSDWETMQHAAQKLDALGVPYEVKVVSAHRTPDVLFAYAEAAGARGLRAIVAGAGGAAHLPGMLAAKTAVPVLGVPVQSKALNGLDSLLSIVQMPAGIPVATFAIGNAGAANAALFAAAMLAAEHADIGAALDAFRQRQTDEVMAKDDPRQ, from the coding sequence ATGACCTCCAAGCAAACCACGCCGCTCGTCGGCATCGTGATGGGTTCCCGCTCCGACTGGGAGACCATGCAGCATGCGGCGCAGAAGCTCGACGCGTTGGGCGTGCCCTATGAAGTGAAGGTGGTGTCCGCGCACCGCACCCCGGACGTGCTGTTCGCCTATGCCGAAGCGGCCGGCGCGCGCGGCCTGCGCGCGATCGTGGCCGGCGCCGGCGGCGCCGCGCATCTGCCGGGCATGCTCGCGGCCAAGACCGCGGTGCCGGTGCTCGGCGTGCCGGTGCAGTCCAAGGCGCTGAACGGCCTGGATTCGCTGCTGTCGATCGTGCAGATGCCGGCCGGCATCCCGGTGGCCACGTTCGCGATCGGCAATGCCGGTGCGGCCAATGCCGCGCTGTTCGCCGCGGCGATGCTGGCCGCCGAGCACGCCGACATCGGCGCAGCGCTGGACGCCTTCCGCCAGCGCCAGACCGACGAGGTGATGGCCAAGGACGACCCGCGCCAATGA
- a CDS encoding 5-(carboxyamino)imidazole ribonucleotide synthase, with protein sequence MTTSVGILGGGQLARMLAVAGAPLGLRFVMLDTVADACAGQVAPLQVGDYRDEAALAAFAAKVDVVTFDFENVPAASAQWLAERVPVFPNPRALAVAQDRLAEKTLFRELGIPVPEFAAIGSRAELDAALAQVGIPCILKTRRLGYDGKGQFRITSAADADAAWVALGAQAASVGLIVEAFVPFQREISVVAVRGRDGEFRTWPLTENWHVQGVLSASLAPAQADAALQRAAIAHAQALAERLQYVGVFALELFCRDGELLANEMAPRVHNSGHWTIEGAETSQFENHLRAVLGLPLGSTRMLGHACMLNWIGQMPDTAPVLAQPGGHWHDYGKEAREGRKVGHATLREDTPAALAQALQTVAAQLQRDEQVAPVIEALRGQG encoded by the coding sequence ATGACCACCAGCGTCGGAATTCTGGGCGGCGGCCAGCTGGCGCGCATGCTCGCCGTGGCCGGTGCGCCGCTGGGCCTGCGCTTCGTGATGCTGGATACGGTGGCCGACGCCTGCGCCGGCCAGGTGGCGCCGCTGCAGGTCGGCGACTACCGCGACGAGGCGGCGCTGGCCGCGTTCGCCGCGAAGGTCGACGTGGTCACCTTCGATTTCGAGAACGTGCCGGCGGCCAGCGCGCAGTGGCTGGCGGAGCGGGTGCCGGTGTTCCCGAACCCGCGCGCGCTGGCGGTGGCGCAGGATCGCCTTGCCGAGAAGACCCTGTTCCGCGAATTGGGCATCCCGGTGCCGGAGTTCGCCGCGATCGGCAGCCGCGCCGAACTGGACGCGGCGCTGGCGCAGGTCGGTATCCCATGCATTCTCAAGACCCGGCGCCTGGGCTACGACGGCAAGGGCCAGTTCCGGATCACGTCCGCGGCCGATGCCGATGCGGCGTGGGTCGCGCTGGGCGCGCAGGCAGCCAGCGTGGGCCTGATCGTGGAAGCCTTCGTGCCGTTCCAGCGCGAGATCAGTGTGGTCGCGGTGCGCGGCCGCGACGGCGAGTTCCGCACCTGGCCGCTGACCGAGAACTGGCATGTGCAGGGCGTGCTGTCGGCCAGCCTGGCCCCGGCGCAGGCCGATGCGGCGCTGCAGCGGGCCGCCATCGCCCACGCGCAGGCGCTGGCCGAGCGCCTGCAGTACGTGGGCGTATTCGCGTTGGAGCTGTTCTGCCGCGACGGCGAACTGCTCGCCAACGAGATGGCGCCGCGCGTGCACAACTCCGGCCACTGGACCATCGAAGGCGCGGAGACCTCGCAGTTCGAGAACCATCTGCGCGCGGTGCTGGGCCTGCCGCTGGGCTCCACGCGCATGCTCGGCCATGCCTGCATGCTCAACTGGATCGGGCAGATGCCCGACACCGCACCGGTGCTGGCGCAGCCGGGCGGACATTGGCACGACTACGGCAAGGAAGCGCGGGAAGGCCGCAAGGTCGGCCACGCCACGCTGCGCGAGGACACGCCTGCGGCGCTGGCGCAGGCGTTGCAGACGGTTGCTGCGCAGTTGCAGCGCGACGAGCAGGTCGCCCCGGTGATCGAGGCGCTGCGCGGGCAGGGCTGA
- a CDS encoding Fe-Mn family superoxide dismutase, giving the protein MAIELAPLPYDRAALAPHLSAEALDQHHGQHQRALVERINAQIAGSEFAELPLQDLVRRTQGRLFQHAAEVWNHAFYWRGLRPRGGGEPGGALGERIARNFGDFARFKAEFERMALAVFGSGWVWLVQRPDATLALLATVNAGSPLTGEDTPLLACDLWEHAYYIDYRGDRARYLEAFWKLVNWEFVAANLV; this is encoded by the coding sequence ATGGCCATCGAACTCGCTCCCCTGCCGTACGACCGCGCGGCGCTGGCGCCGCACCTGTCCGCCGAGGCCCTGGACCAGCACCACGGCCAGCACCAGCGTGCGCTGGTCGAACGCATCAATGCGCAGATCGCCGGCAGCGAATTCGCGGAACTGCCGCTGCAGGACCTGGTGCGCCGCACCCAGGGCCGCCTGTTCCAGCACGCGGCCGAGGTCTGGAACCACGCGTTCTATTGGCGCGGACTGCGCCCGCGCGGCGGCGGCGAACCGGGCGGCGCGCTCGGCGAGCGCATCGCCAGGAACTTCGGCGATTTCGCACGTTTCAAGGCCGAGTTCGAGCGCATGGCGCTGGCTGTGTTCGGCTCGGGCTGGGTGTGGCTGGTGCAACGCCCGGACGCCACGCTGGCGCTGCTCGCCACCGTCAACGCCGGCTCGCCGCTGACCGGCGAGGACACCCCGCTGCTGGCCTGCGACCTGTGGGAACACGCCTACTACATCGACTACCGCGGCGACCGTGCGCGCTACCTGGAAGCGTTCTGGAAGCTGGTGAACTGGGAGTTCGTGGCCGCGAATCTGGTTTGA
- the grxD gene encoding Grx4 family monothiol glutaredoxin, with amino-acid sequence MQVMERIQADVERHPIVLFMKGTPQYPMCGFSSRALQALLAAGADRLHTVNVLDEPEIRANLPRHSNWPTFPQLFIHGELIGGCDITMELFESGELQRIVAEAYQP; translated from the coding sequence ATGCAGGTGATGGAGCGCATCCAGGCCGACGTCGAACGCCATCCCATCGTGTTGTTCATGAAGGGCACGCCGCAGTATCCGATGTGCGGGTTTTCCAGCCGAGCGCTGCAGGCCCTGCTGGCCGCCGGCGCCGATCGGCTGCACACCGTCAACGTGCTCGACGAGCCCGAGATCCGCGCCAATCTGCCGCGCCATTCGAACTGGCCGACGTTCCCGCAGCTGTTCATCCACGGCGAACTGATCGGCGGCTGCGACATCACCATGGAACTGTTCGAATCCGGCGAGCTGCAGCGCATCGTGGCCGAGGCCTACCAGCCGTGA
- a CDS encoding SDR family NAD(P)-dependent oxidoreductase — translation MPNAGVLAQRVVLVCGAAGGLGSAAAMACAQAGATVVLLGHKPARLNRVYDAIAAIGAQPLLYPLDLLGATPEDYATLAARVQAELGRLDGLLHCAADFVGLTPFEHADPAQFARAIHINLTAPAWLTQACLPLLKQAADAAIVFALDDPARVGQAYWGGYGVAQHGRRGLLATLHGELAASTVRVAGLQPGPMRSALRARAYTHQEDLDAVDPAHYAAACVELLAPAGAAHRGAIWNPLA, via the coding sequence ATGCCGAACGCGGGCGTGCTGGCGCAGCGCGTGGTGTTGGTGTGCGGTGCCGCCGGCGGGCTGGGCAGCGCCGCGGCAATGGCCTGCGCCCAGGCCGGCGCCACGGTGGTGCTGCTCGGGCACAAGCCGGCGCGCCTGAACCGGGTTTACGACGCGATCGCCGCCATCGGCGCGCAGCCGCTGCTGTATCCGCTGGACCTGCTCGGCGCCACGCCGGAAGACTATGCGACGCTGGCCGCGCGGGTGCAGGCCGAACTCGGGCGGCTCGACGGGCTGTTGCATTGCGCCGCCGATTTCGTCGGCCTGACCCCGTTCGAGCACGCCGACCCGGCGCAGTTCGCGCGCGCGATCCACATCAACCTGACCGCCCCGGCTTGGCTGACCCAGGCCTGCCTGCCGCTGCTGAAGCAGGCCGCGGACGCGGCGATCGTGTTCGCGCTCGACGACCCGGCGCGTGTCGGCCAGGCTTACTGGGGCGGCTACGGCGTGGCCCAGCATGGCCGCCGCGGCCTGCTGGCGACTCTGCACGGCGAACTGGCGGCCTCGACGGTGCGCGTGGCCGGGCTGCAACCCGGGCCGATGCGCAGCGCGCTGCGCGCACGCGCCTACACTCACCAGGAAGACCTAGACGCGGTCGATCCAGCGCACTACGCCGCCGCCTGCGTGGAACTGCTGGCGCCCGCCGGCGCCGCGCACCGCGGCGCGATCTGGAATCCCCTGGCATGA
- a CDS encoding MarC family protein: MTILSAALLLFLILDPLGNIPVFLSVLKPLPAKRQRVVLARELLIALGVLMAFLWGGKYALEVMHLRQESVSIAGGIVLFLIGIRMIFPRPEGLMGEIPDGEPFIVPLAIPLVAGPSGMAAVMLMGSNEPARLGEWSLALILAWIGTSALLFSGTLLYKLLGMRVLIAVERLMGMLLVAISVQMFLDGLGVYLKLPVAG; this comes from the coding sequence ATGACCATCCTGTCGGCAGCCCTGCTGTTGTTCCTGATCCTCGACCCGCTGGGCAACATCCCGGTGTTCCTCAGCGTGCTCAAGCCGTTGCCGGCCAAGCGCCAGCGCGTGGTGCTGGCGCGCGAGCTGCTGATCGCGCTGGGCGTGCTGATGGCGTTCCTGTGGGGCGGCAAGTACGCGCTGGAAGTGATGCATCTGCGCCAGGAATCGGTGTCGATCGCCGGCGGCATCGTACTGTTCCTGATCGGCATCCGCATGATCTTCCCGCGCCCGGAAGGGCTGATGGGCGAGATTCCCGACGGCGAGCCGTTCATCGTGCCGCTGGCGATCCCGCTGGTGGCCGGGCCGTCGGGCATGGCCGCGGTGATGCTGATGGGCAGCAACGAACCCGCCCGGCTGGGCGAATGGAGCCTGGCGCTGATCCTGGCCTGGATCGGCACCTCGGCGCTGCTGTTTTCCGGCACGCTGTTGTACAAGCTGCTCGGCATGCGCGTGCTGATCGCGGTCGAGCGGCTGATGGGCATGCTGCTGGTGGCGATCTCGGTGCAGATGTTCCTGGACGGCCTCGGCGTCTATCTGAAGCTGCCGGTCGCCGGCTGA